From Bacteroidota bacterium, the proteins below share one genomic window:
- a CDS encoding SprB repeat-containing protein has translation MTTQQLKKGARGWLAFLALLLTCTVAKAQTDFPYYSVYIANDNLVNSTTYEFDVFIVADASTPTWNLRQVQLGLFLDPAFRNGGTLTRSYVAGSSTLSPTFTFTLNNTGTSTAPDFINLTTAAIPNPGTVITTTPAKICRLRLVNTVAFGCVSPNIRFNYRQTSGASNLRLRTDISNWNTGGASASFTVAQASTSPYACTGTPQGNFPSFNGDGLWSCSDADGASNPAANANLTVSLSGLAASYASTDPQVTLTGSPAGGTFSGPGVSGNFFNPSAAGTGPVVVTYSYTWPGTSCTRVASFTTNVTGACTVEAFATGTNATCQGANNGTASASATGSSPFTYSWAPGGETTENISGLAPGTYTVTVTATGGCTATASYTVLDGPAPTYNSTSVSACVSYIWSVNSQTYTASGSYTAQVGPCAYEVLDLTVTPQPPAPTGLACYETASFNNTTCSWDVTGTQPAMPTLACYETASFNNTTCSWDVTGTQPAMPTLACYETASFNTTTCSWDVTGTQPAMPTLACYETASFNTTTCSWDVTGTQPAMPTLACYETASFNTTTCSWDVTGTQPAAPTGLACYETASFNNTTCSWDVTGTQPAMPTLACYETASFNNTTCSWDVTGTQPAMPTLACYETASFNNTTCSWDVTGTQPAMPTLACYETASFNTTTCSWDVTGTQPAMPTLACYETASFNNTTCSWDVTGTQPAMPTLACYETASFNTTTCSWDVTGTQPAMPTLACYETASFNNTTCSWDVTGTQPAAPTGLACYETASFNNTTCSWDVTGTQPAMPTLACYETASFNNTTCSWDVTGTQPAMPTLACYETASFNNTTCSWDVTGTQPAMPTLACYETASFNTTTCSWDVTGTQPAMPTLACYETASFNTTTCSWDVTGTQPAMPTLACYETASFNTTTCSWDVTGTQPAMPTLACYETASFNNTTCSWDVTGTQPAMPTLACYETASFNTTTCSWDVTGTQPAQPTLACYETASFNNTTCSWDVTGTQPAMPTLACYETASFNNTTCSWDVTGTQPAMPTLACYETASFNTTTCSWDVTGTQPAAPTGLACYETASFNNTTCSWDVTGTQPAMPTLACYETASFNNTTCSWDVTGTQPAAPTGLACYETASFNNTTCSWDVTGTQPAMPTLACYETASFNNTTCSWDVTGTQPAMPTLACYETASFNNTT, from the coding sequence ATGACTACACAACAACTAAAGAAAGGGGCGCGTGGCTGGCTGGCCTTCCTCGCGCTTCTGCTGACGTGTACAGTCGCTAAAGCACAGACGGATTTTCCGTACTATAGCGTGTACATCGCCAACGACAATCTGGTCAACTCGACTACGTACGAGTTTGACGTGTTCATCGTCGCGGATGCTTCGACTCCTACCTGGAACCTACGCCAGGTGCAGTTGGGTCTCTTCTTGGATCCGGCATTCCGAAATGGTGGTACACTCACGCGTTCCTACGTGGCGGGTTCGTCCACGTTATCGCCGACGTTTACGTTTACGTTGAACAACACGGGAACGTCAACTGCGCCTGACTTCATTAACTTGACCACTGCGGCGATTCCAAATCCGGGCACCGTGATTACTACGACGCCTGCAAAAATCTGCCGTCTACGACTGGTTAACACGGTTGCGTTCGGTTGCGTTTCTCCGAACATTCGATTCAACTACCGTCAGACCTCCGGAGCTTCCAACCTCCGACTTCGTACGGATATCAGTAACTGGAATACCGGTGGTGCTTCCGCATCTTTCACGGTTGCCCAGGCTTCCACCTCTCCTTATGCTTGTACCGGGACTCCTCAGGGTAACTTCCCCTCCTTCAATGGTGATGGCTTGTGGTCTTGCTCCGATGCAGATGGCGCGTCCAATCCTGCAGCGAATGCGAACCTGACTGTATCGCTGTCAGGTCTTGCTGCTTCCTATGCTTCAACTGACCCGCAGGTAACCCTCACCGGTTCGCCGGCTGGTGGTACGTTCAGCGGTCCCGGTGTATCGGGTAACTTCTTCAACCCGTCCGCAGCCGGAACCGGTCCTGTAGTAGTAACCTATTCCTACACCTGGCCTGGCACTTCCTGTACGCGTGTTGCATCCTTTACGACCAACGTAACCGGTGCCTGCACCGTAGAAGCTTTCGCTACGGGTACCAACGCGACTTGTCAGGGTGCTAACAACGGAACGGCCAGCGCTTCGGCTACCGGCTCTTCTCCGTTTACCTACTCCTGGGCTCCGGGAGGCGAAACCACTGAAAACATCTCTGGTCTTGCTCCGGGCACTTACACGGTAACGGTTACCGCTACCGGCGGCTGTACGGCTACCGCTTCTTACACGGTACTTGACGGTCCGGCTCCGACCTACAACAGCACATCTGTATCGGCTTGTGTCAGCTACATTTGGTCCGTAAACAGCCAGACCTATACGGCATCCGGTTCGTACACGGCTCAGGTTGGCCCTTGCGCTTATGAGGTATTGGATCTGACGGTCACACCACAGCCTCCGGCTCCGACCGGTCTTGCTTGCTACGAGACGGCTTCGTTCAACAACACGACTTGTTCTTGGGACGTAACGGGCACCCAGCCGGCTATGCCGACCCTGGCTTGCTACGAGACGGCTTCGTTCAACAACACGACCTGTTCTTGGGACGTAACGGGCACCCAGCCGGCCATGCCGACCCTGGCTTGCTACGAGACGGCTTCGTTCAACACCACGACCTGTTCCTGGGACGTAACGGGCACCCAGCCGGCTATGCCGACCCTGGCTTGCTACGAGACGGCTTCGTTCAACACCACGACCTGTTCCTGGGACGTAACGGGCACCCAGCCGGCTATGCCGACGCTGGCTTGCTACGAGACCGCTTCGTTCAACACCACGACCTGTTCCTGGGACGTAACGGGCACGCAGCCTGCAGCTCCGACCGGTCTTGCTTGCTACGAGACGGCTTCGTTCAACAACACGACCTGTTCTTGGGACGTAACGGGCACCCAGCCGGCTATGCCGACCCTGGCTTGCTACGAGACGGCTTCCTTCAACAACACGACCTGTTCCTGGGACGTAACAGGCACCCAGCCGGCTATGCCGACCCTGGCTTGCTACGAGACGGCTTCCTTCAACAACACGACCTGTTCTTGGGACGTAACGGGCACCCAGCCGGCCATGCCGACGCTTGCTTGTTATGAGACCGCTTCGTTCAACACCACGACCTGTTCCTGGGACGTAACGGGCACCCAGCCGGCTATGCCGACCCTGGCTTGCTACGAGACGGCTTCCTTCAACAACACGACCTGTTCCTGGGACGTAACGGGCACCCAGCCGGCTATGCCGACCCTGGCTTGCTACGAGACGGCTTCGTTCAACACCACGACCTGTTCCTGGGACGTAACGGGCACCCAGCCGGCTATGCCGACCCTGGCTTGCTACGAGACGGCTTCCTTCAACAACACGACCTGTTCCTGGGACGTAACGGGCACCCAGCCTGCAGCTCCGACCGGTCTTGCTTGTTATGAGACGGCTTCCTTCAACAACACGACCTGTTCCTGGGACGTAACGGGCACCCAGCCGGCTATGCCGACGCTTGCTTGTTATGAGACCGCTTCGTTCAACAACACGACCTGTTCCTGGGACGTAACGGGCACCCAGCCGGCTATGCCGACCCTGGCTTGCTACGAGACGGCTTCCTTCAACAACACGACCTGTTCTTGGGACGTAACGGGCACCCAGCCGGCTATGCCGACGCTTGCTTGTTATGAGACCGCTTCGTTCAACACCACGACCTGTTCCTGGGACGTAACGGGCACCCAGCCGGCTATGCCGACCCTGGCTTGCTACGAGACGGCTTCGTTCAACACCACCACCTGTTCCTGGGACGTAACGGGCACCCAGCCGGCTATGCCGACGCTTGCTTGCTACGAGACGGCTTCCTTCAACACCACGACCTGTTCCTGGGACGTAACGGGCACCCAGCCGGCTATGCCGACCCTGGCTTGCTACGAGACGGCTTCCTTCAACAACACGACCTGTTCTTGGGACGTAACGGGCACCCAGCCGGCTATGCCGACCCTGGCTTGCTACGAGACGGCTTCGTTCAACACCACGACCTGTTCCTGGGACGTAACGGGCACGCAGCCGGCACAGCCGACGCTTGCTTGTTATGAGACCGCTTCGTTCAACAACACGACCTGTTCTTGGGACGTAACGGGCACCCAGCCGGCTATGCCGACCCTGGCTTGCTACGAGACGGCTTCGTTCAACAACACGACCTGTTCCTGGGACGTAACGGGCACCCAGCCGGCTATGCCGACGCTTGCTTGCTACGAGACCGCTTCGTTCAACACCACGACCTGTTCCTGGGACGTAACGGGCACCCAGCCTGCAGCTCCGACCGGTCTTGCTTGCTACGAGACGGCTTCGTTCAACAACACGACCTGTTCTTGGGACGTAACGGGCACCCAGCCGGCTATGCCGACCCTGGCTTGCTACGAGACGGCTTCGTTTAACAACACGACCTGTTCTTGGGACGTAACGGGCACCCAGCCTGCAGCTCCGACCGGTCTTGCTTGTTACGAGACGGCTTCCTTCAACAACACGACCTGTTCCTGGGACGTAACGGGCACCCAGCCGGCTATGCCGACGCTTGCTTGTTATGAGACCGCTTCGTTCAACAACACGACCTGTTCCTGGGACGTAACGGGCACCCAGCCGGCTATGCCGACCCTGGCTTGCTACGAGACGGCTTCGTTCAACAACACGACCTGA